A genomic window from Jiangella alba includes:
- a CDS encoding MFS transporter: MPSALAHRPFRRLTVAWTFSNFGDSALYLTVAIWAKDLTGSNAAAGLVFLMLGLPVFLAPLAGQLADRLSRKRLVAVVNVVAAAGVLALLAVDDAADLWLIYLVTFGYGWVGYVTSAAQSGLLRDMLDDDDLAGANGLLTTLDQGLRLLTPLAGAGVYALYGGGAVAVLTASMLVIAALLVLTVRVDESPPAPADEREGFRRELTAGFRHLRDTPQLADLTLLLGVAVAITGLANSTTFAVVEALGMPSEFFGVLASVQGGGSIVGGLTVALLIGRTGERTAVGVGLAAVAAGLGAVLVASTVVVAAGAVVLGVGVVWAVVGMVTLRQRLTPARLQGRTSAATNMVLNGPQVAGTAAGAALISVVDYRVLVAAMAVTVLTCGIVLLARRVAAPVAVADEQPATETV; the protein is encoded by the coding sequence GTGCCGTCCGCGCTGGCGCACCGGCCGTTCCGCCGCCTCACCGTCGCCTGGACGTTCAGCAATTTCGGCGACAGCGCGCTGTACCTGACGGTCGCGATCTGGGCCAAGGATCTCACCGGCAGCAACGCCGCCGCGGGCCTGGTGTTCCTCATGCTCGGCCTGCCGGTGTTCCTGGCGCCGCTGGCCGGGCAGCTGGCCGACCGCCTGTCCCGCAAGCGCCTGGTCGCCGTGGTCAACGTCGTCGCGGCCGCCGGGGTGCTGGCCCTGCTCGCCGTCGACGATGCCGCCGACCTCTGGCTGATCTACCTGGTCACGTTCGGGTACGGCTGGGTCGGCTACGTCACCAGCGCGGCGCAGTCGGGGCTGCTCAGGGACATGCTCGACGACGACGACCTGGCCGGCGCGAACGGGCTGCTCACGACGCTCGACCAGGGGCTGCGGCTGCTCACGCCGCTGGCCGGCGCCGGCGTCTACGCCCTCTACGGGGGCGGCGCGGTCGCCGTCCTGACGGCGTCCATGCTGGTCATCGCCGCGCTGCTGGTCCTGACGGTGCGGGTCGACGAGAGCCCGCCGGCGCCTGCCGACGAACGCGAAGGGTTCCGGCGCGAGCTGACCGCCGGGTTCCGGCACCTGCGCGATACGCCCCAGCTGGCCGACCTCACGCTGCTGCTGGGCGTCGCGGTCGCGATCACCGGCCTCGCCAACTCCACGACGTTCGCCGTCGTCGAGGCGCTGGGCATGCCGAGCGAGTTCTTCGGCGTCCTCGCCAGCGTGCAGGGCGGCGGCTCGATCGTCGGCGGGCTGACGGTGGCGCTGCTGATCGGGCGGACGGGGGAGCGGACGGCGGTGGGTGTCGGGCTCGCGGCGGTCGCCGCCGGGCTGGGCGCGGTGCTGGTGGCGTCCACCGTCGTCGTCGCGGCCGGGGCGGTCGTGCTCGGGGTGGGCGTGGTGTGGGCCGTCGTCGGCATGGTGACGCTGCGGCAGCGGCTCACCCCCGCCCGCCTGCAGGGCCGCACGTCCGCCGCCACGAACATGGTGCTGAACGGGCCACAGGTCGCCGGCACGGCCGCCGGTGCGGCGCTGATCTCCGTCGTCGACTACCGCGTGCTCGTCGCCGCCATGGCCGTCACGGTCCTGACCTGCGGCATCGTCCTCCTCGCGCGCCGCGTGGCCGCGCCCGTCGCCGTCGCGGACGAGCAACCAGCCACCGAGACGGTGTAG